From one Chloroherpetonaceae bacterium genomic stretch:
- a CDS encoding class I SAM-dependent rRNA methyltransferase — MKKIRLKKNEERRLLAGHQWVFSNEILEADPAIETGEVVSLYSFSRQFLGIGFFNRHSLIAFRHLSWHDEPIDKAFFLRRLEAALQLRRRLYPDSETNTYRLVHAESDRLPGLIVDRFADVLSVQTFSAGMEQRLDEICAALETLLAPKAIVIRNESELRKLEGLSLYQRIASGTVDAPIEIFDADLTYQVDVLRGHKTGFFLDQRENRKRIRKFAYHQRVLDVFCSDGGFALNALRAGAAEVVAMDSSADALARARCNAARNGFSQLETIEADAFDYLAKLLERKAQFDLIILDPPSLTKSKKTLQTAVHAYRKLNRLAMGLLRPGGILATASCSHHLTEEMFVQMLAKAAQDAARCIQILEQSTQAPDHPILPAMPETRYLKFALLYVQPAS, encoded by the coding sequence ATGAAGAAAATCCGCCTCAAAAAAAACGAAGAACGCCGCTTGCTTGCAGGACATCAATGGGTTTTTAGCAACGAGATTTTGGAAGCAGACCCTGCTATTGAGACGGGTGAAGTCGTTTCACTATACTCATTTTCCCGCCAATTTCTCGGCATTGGCTTTTTCAATCGGCATTCACTTATTGCTTTCCGCCATCTGAGCTGGCATGATGAGCCAATTGATAAGGCATTTTTTCTGCGACGCCTTGAAGCAGCGCTGCAACTTCGCCGACGTCTCTACCCCGACAGCGAGACCAATACTTATCGCTTGGTGCACGCTGAGTCGGACCGCTTGCCCGGGCTTATTGTAGACAGGTTTGCAGATGTGTTGTCAGTGCAAACTTTTTCAGCGGGAATGGAGCAGCGTCTTGATGAGATTTGTGCAGCCTTAGAGACGCTTCTTGCTCCAAAAGCGATTGTCATTCGCAATGAATCGGAGCTACGCAAGTTGGAGGGGCTTTCGCTCTACCAGCGCATCGCAAGCGGCACTGTAGATGCCCCAATTGAGATTTTTGATGCAGACCTCACTTATCAAGTCGACGTGCTCAGAGGACACAAAACTGGCTTCTTTCTGGACCAGCGTGAAAACCGTAAGCGCATTCGCAAGTTTGCTTATCATCAGCGCGTTTTAGATGTCTTTTGCAGCGACGGAGGTTTTGCCCTTAACGCACTTCGCGCTGGCGCCGCAGAGGTTGTCGCTATGGATAGCTCGGCTGATGCCCTTGCACGCGCTCGATGCAATGCTGCTCGCAACGGCTTTTCACAGCTTGAGACGATTGAGGCTGACGCTTTTGATTATCTTGCGAAGTTACTTGAGCGAAAGGCACAGTTTGACCTTATCATCCTAGATCCACCAAGCCTTACTAAATCCAAAAAGACGCTTCAGACTGCTGTGCACGCCTACCGCAAGCTCAATCGTTTGGCAATGGGGCTACTGCGACCGGGCGGCATTTTGGCTACTGCGTCCTGTTCTCATCATCTCACGGAAGAGATGTTTGTGCAAATGCTTGCAAAGGCTGCGCAAGATGCCGCCCGATGCATTCAGATATTAGAACAAAGCACTCAAGCTCCTGACCACCCTATCTTACCTGCTATGCCCGAGACACGATACCTGAAATTTGCTCTGCTATATGTTCAGCCTGCCTCTTGA
- a CDS encoding fatty acid desaturase, whose product MGVTIALSIILLWLTHLAYLFGSSLSWETPESYLHLALQGYLTTGLFITAHDAMHGAVSQHRRLNHLLGAAACWLFGAMSYRQLLRQHARHHAYPASDKDPDFCTASQNFWVWLGTFILRYATRSQVLTMAALYNIFEHLLHIPESRIWLFWMLPCFWGVLQLFYFGTYLPHKPPFDASMQPYFARTLRRHHFWAMLSCYFFGYHWEHHHSPNTPWWQLWKVKDTLQLTSR is encoded by the coding sequence ATGGGCGTTACAATTGCACTGAGCATTATTCTGCTTTGGCTTACGCACTTAGCATATCTCTTTGGCAGCTCACTTTCGTGGGAAACACCAGAAAGCTACCTGCACTTAGCTCTTCAAGGCTATCTTACAACAGGTCTTTTCATCACGGCACACGACGCAATGCACGGGGCTGTGAGCCAACATAGAAGACTCAACCATCTCCTAGGGGCTGCGGCGTGCTGGCTCTTTGGAGCGATGTCGTATCGTCAACTTCTGAGGCAGCATGCGCGGCATCACGCTTACCCTGCTTCAGACAAAGACCCTGATTTCTGCACTGCCTCACAAAATTTTTGGGTGTGGCTCGGGACATTTATCCTCCGCTATGCGACTAGGTCGCAAGTGCTGACTATGGCAGCGCTCTACAACATCTTTGAGCATCTTCTTCACATTCCAGAGTCTCGCATTTGGCTCTTTTGGATGCTGCCTTGTTTTTGGGGCGTTTTGCAGCTGTTCTACTTCGGCACTTACCTTCCGCATAAGCCACCCTTTGATGCTTCAATGCAGCCTTATTTTGCTCGCACTCTACGACGCCACCACTTTTGGGCCATGCTTTCATGCTACTTTTTTGGCTATCACTGGGAGCATCACCACTCGCCTAACACGCCATGGTGGCAACTCTGGAAAGTCAAAGATACCTTGCAGCTCACCAGCCGCTAA